One segment of Carya illinoinensis cultivar Pawnee chromosome 1, C.illinoinensisPawnee_v1, whole genome shotgun sequence DNA contains the following:
- the LOC122297221 gene encoding uncharacterized protein LOC122297221, producing the protein MLEAVLQQLNNLATSYEQLAVQSTNQVRGEESSRVQGQFNQNPLFEGNGGIHARSLRLDFPKFDGTEPMEWILKAQQFFAYFKTPEDQKLQIAFFHMEGKALSWYCCLMDSGPIGGCDEFISALKVCFGPSTYEDPVGAFTKLRQTTTVEEYKTEFEVLSNRISGLTEDFRISTFISGLRDDLKIMLTMVKPNTISAAFGLSKLQEEEVTRRNKGMTSKNHSQYIPTNSYIPKLPAPTPLMRLPPPPPRPKNRTFPTTYNQTKRPTIPIKRVTPTQMQERREKGLCYYCDEKYHFGHKCTRPKLFLLEGLGEEREEEEEADNSEGNLAIIQAKDPVREEKEIGELLGISLHAMAARRSRLPVGESQLTVKVANGDSLPCQGYCRAVSIQLQNLGVKANLYLLTLGGCDVVLGVYWLRGLGSILWNFSDLTMQFNFRGNECKLQVLQPPRESLEEGEHIPKFKKGVVKGVWLHLIGAKVKISEPTSIPSVSKIVKDFEVVFSEPDGLPPPQSHDHKIVLQENSKPTCVRPYRYPYYQKAEIEKLVTEMLSSGIIRGNQSPYSSPVLLVRKADRSWRMCVDYHALNKDTVKDKYPIPNIDELLDELFGAEIFSKLDLRSGYHQIRMQEEDIPKTAFRTHEGHYEFLVMPFGLTNAPSTFQGLMNEIFRPYLRRFVLVFFDDILIYSKSVEDHLQHLRIVLETLKSHHLFAKQSKCVFGCSEVKYLGHRISKEGVKADPHKISAMQSWPLPKSLKALRGFLGLTGYYRKFVQGCGTIAAPLTTLLRKNSFVWSDKAQAAFNRHKEAMVSPPILKLPDFTKSFVVECDASGEGL; encoded by the exons ATGCTGGAGGCAGTACTACAACAGCTCAACAATTTAGCAACCAGTTATGAACAATTGGCAGTACAAAGTACTAATCAAGTACGAGGAGAGGAGTCTTCACGTGTACAAGGTCAGTTTAATCAAAACCCTTTGTTTGAGGGGAATGGGGGGATTCATGCTAGGTCCCTTAGATTGGATTTTCCCAAGTTTGATGGGACAGAACCCATGGAGTGGATTCTCAAAGCTCAACAATTTTTTGCCTATTTTAAAACACCCGAGGATCAGAAACTGCAAATTGCCTTCTTCCACATGGAAGGCAAAGCATTGTCTTGGTATTGTTGTTTAATGGATTCAGGGCCTATTGGTGGATGTGATGAATTTATTTCAGCACTTAAGGTGTGTTTTGGGCCTTCTACCTATGAGGATCCAGTAGGGGCGTTCACCAAACTTAGGCAAACCACTACGGTGGAAGAATACAAAACTGAATTTGAGGTGTTATCTAATAGGATTAGTGGGCTTACGGAGGATTTTCGTATTAGCACCTTTATTAGTGGCCTACGGGATGACCTGAAAATTATGTTAACTATGGTTAAACCTAACACTATTTCTGCTGCGTTTGGTCTCTCTAAGTTGCAGGAAGAGGAAGTGACTAGGAGGAATAAGGGGATGACAAGCAAAAATCACAGCCAATATATACCCACCAATTCCTATATTCCCAAACTGCCTGCACCCACACCCCTAATGAGGTTACCACCTCCACCACCAAGACCTAAAAACAGAACCTTTCCAACCACCTACAATCAAACCAAGAGACCCACCATTCCCATAAAAAGAGTTACACCTACCCAAATGCAAGAACGAAGGGAGAAGGGACTTTGCTACTATTGTGATGAGAAATATCACTTTGGACACAAGTGTACCAGACCCAAGCTTTTTCTGCTGGAAGGATTAGGGgaagaaagggaagaagaagaggaggctgaCAACAGTGAAGGGAATCTAGCCATTATTCAGGCAAAGGATCCTGTtagggaggaaaaagaaattgGAGAGCTGTTAGGCATTTCATTACACGCCATGGCAG CAAGGAGGTCGAGACTGCCAGTGGGAGAGAGCCAGTTGACAGTCAAAGTGGCTAATGGAGATAGCCTTCCTTGCCAAGGTTACTGTAGGGCAGTTTCTATCCAACTACAAAATTTAGGAGTTAAAGCTAACCTTTATTTGTTGACTTTGGGAGGTTGTGATGTGGTGTTAGGGGTTTATTGGCTAAGAGGTCTCGGGTCCATTTTGTGGAATTTTTCTGACTTAACTATGCAGTTTAATTTCAGGGGCAATGAATGTAAATTGCAAGTGCTGCAACCACCCCGTGAATCGTTAGAGGAAGGGGAACACATCCCCAAATTCAAAAAGGGAGTTGTTAAAGGAGTTTGGTTACATTTAATTGGAGCAAAAGTGAAGATCTCAGAACCCACCAGCATACCATCAGTGTCAAAAATAGTGAAAGATTTTGAAGTGGTGTTTTCCGAACCTGATGGTCTACCTCCACCCCAGAGTCATGACCATAAAATTGTATTGCAAGAGAACTCAAAACCAACGTGTGTTCGTCCTTACAGGTATCCCTATTACCAAAAAGCTGAAATTGAGAAGCTGGTGACAGAAATGTTAAGCAGTGGTATTATAAGAGGGAATCAAAGTCCGTATTCATCTCCGGTGCTGCTGGTTAGAAAAGCGGATAGGAGTTGGCGTATGTGTGTGGACTACCATGCCCTCAACAAAGACACGGTAAAGGATAAGTACCCTATTCCTAATATTGATGAATTATTGGATGAACTCTTTGGGgctgaaatattttcaaaattagatTTGCGCTCTGGTTACCATCAAATCAGAATGCAAGAAGAAGATATACCCAAAACAGCTTTTAGGACCCATGAGGGTCATTATGAGTTTTTGGTAATGCCTTTTGGGCTTACCAATGCCCCCTCCACATTTCAAGGAttgatgaatgaaatatttagaccGTATCTAAGAAggtttgttttggttttctttgatgatatactgatttacaGCAAGTCGGTTGAGGATCATTTACAGCACTTACGGATTGTATTGGAAACATTAAAGTCCCATCATTTATTTGCAAAGCAGTCTAAGTGTGTATTTGGTTGCAGTGAGGTGAAGTATCTAGGTCACAGAATTTCTAAAGAGGGTGTAAAAGCTGACCCTCACAAAATTTCAGCTATGCAGAGCTGGCCACTGCCCAAAAGTTTGAAGGCCTTACGAGGATTTTTGGGACTTACTGGGTACTACAGGAAATTTGTGCAGGGTTGTGGCACCATAGCAGCGCCCCTAACTACTCTACTCAGGAAAAATTCATTCGTGTGGTCTGATAAAGCACAGGCCGCATTTAACAGGCATAAAGAAGCTATGGTTAGTCCTCCAATTTTAAAATTACCTGATTTCACTAAGAGTTTTGTAgtggaatgtgatgcctcaggagaAGGATTATGA